A single window of Jiangella alkaliphila DNA harbors:
- a CDS encoding YdeI/OmpD-associated family protein yields the protein MATAEFEAVLIGDDGPGCGFALPFDPKETYGKARAPVRVSVNGAPAFRTTVAVYGGAGWIGLRKAQRAELSVDVGDTVRVAIEPDDAPRLIDVPRELCAALAADPAALRAYEAMSFSHRKEYADWVAEGKKQQTRDDRAAKAIAMITGGDARR from the coding sequence ATGGCGACGGCGGAGTTCGAGGCGGTGCTCATCGGCGACGACGGTCCGGGCTGCGGCTTCGCGCTGCCGTTCGACCCGAAGGAGACGTACGGCAAGGCGCGCGCCCCGGTCCGGGTGTCGGTCAACGGCGCGCCGGCGTTCCGCACGACGGTGGCGGTTTACGGCGGCGCGGGCTGGATCGGCCTGCGCAAGGCCCAGCGCGCCGAGCTGAGCGTCGACGTGGGCGACACCGTGCGCGTCGCGATCGAGCCCGACGACGCGCCACGCCTCATCGACGTGCCGCGCGAGCTGTGCGCTGCGCTGGCGGCCGACCCGGCGGCGCTGCGGGCATACGAGGCGATGTCGTTCTCGCACCGCAAGGAGTACGCCGACTGGGTGGCCGAGGGCAAGAAGCAGCAGACCCGCGACGACCGTGCCGCGAAGGCGATCGCGATGATCACGGGCGGCGACGCCCGCCGGTGA
- a CDS encoding phosphotransferase, whose translation MTDVTGLELVGTGRTADVYALDGARVLRRYRDGRSAAAEAAVMAHVRAHGFPVPAVHRVTGPDLVLDRLAGPTLLQALLDGDRSVDDAAEVLAGLHRRLHAVPPAGGSPAAAPPDTVVHLDLHPDNVVMTPDGPVLIDWRNATDGPAGLDVAFSALIMAQVAVGAEVEAHAGAGLTALAAALIGPFLAAAGGAPLDHLDAATARRGADPQLTTTEREQLTEAAALVAEGARQSP comes from the coding sequence ATGACGGACGTGACGGGTCTCGAGCTGGTCGGCACCGGCCGCACGGCCGACGTCTACGCGCTCGACGGCGCCCGGGTGCTGCGCCGCTACCGCGACGGCCGGTCCGCCGCGGCCGAGGCGGCCGTCATGGCGCACGTCCGGGCGCACGGCTTCCCCGTGCCGGCCGTCCACCGCGTCACTGGTCCGGACCTCGTGCTCGATCGGCTGGCCGGGCCGACCCTGCTCCAGGCACTGCTCGACGGCGACCGCAGCGTGGACGACGCCGCCGAGGTCCTGGCCGGGCTGCACCGCCGGCTGCACGCCGTCCCACCGGCTGGTGGGTCGCCCGCAGCGGCGCCGCCCGACACCGTCGTCCACCTCGACCTGCACCCCGACAACGTCGTCATGACGCCGGACGGGCCGGTGCTGATCGACTGGCGCAACGCCACCGACGGCCCAGCCGGCCTCGACGTCGCGTTCTCGGCGCTGATCATGGCGCAGGTCGCCGTCGGCGCGGAGGTCGAGGCCCATGCCGGGGCCGGGCTGACGGCCCTCGCGGCGGCGCTGATCGGGCCGTTCCTGGCCGCCGCCGGCGGTGCGCCGCTGGACCACCTGGACGCCGCGACGGCCCGCCGCGGCGCCGACCCGCAACTGACCACGACCGAGCGCGAGCAGCTCACCGAGGCCGCCGCTCTGGTCGCCGAGGGTGCCCGGCAGAGCCCCTGA
- a CDS encoding iron-siderophore ABC transporter substrate-binding protein yields the protein MSPRRLPMVLLALLLGGTALAGCGSDDDTGGDAADGGSGDSAAPADAGAFPLTIEHALGEATIEEAPERVVTWGPSNQDVLLALGVTPVAMPVFDYGGDDEGVLPWVREELGDADLPALLPNAAGEEIPYEAIAEEQPDVIIAVYSGITQEEYDTLSAIAPTVAYPDAPWSTPWQQQTTVIGEALGRSAEAEQLVADTEEYLATRTDEYPELAGTTFAYGAEDGAQLALYTSDDVRVRLLTDLGMTLAPYVDEHAEGDAVYYYVSPELAGDVESDVFVAWFNDQAAADAFTANPAYAQIPAVAAGAFAPVVGEDYVTASSAPSVLSIPWMLDDYLPQLAAAASAAGTGE from the coding sequence GTGAGTCCTCGACGCCTGCCCATGGTCCTGCTCGCCCTCCTGCTCGGCGGCACAGCCCTCGCCGGCTGTGGCTCCGACGACGACACCGGCGGCGACGCCGCGGACGGCGGGAGCGGCGACAGCGCCGCCCCGGCGGACGCCGGCGCCTTCCCCCTCACGATCGAGCACGCGCTCGGCGAGGCCACCATCGAGGAGGCGCCCGAGCGGGTCGTCACGTGGGGGCCGTCGAACCAGGACGTGCTGCTGGCGCTGGGCGTCACGCCGGTGGCGATGCCGGTCTTCGACTACGGCGGCGACGACGAGGGCGTGCTGCCGTGGGTGCGCGAGGAGCTGGGCGACGCCGACCTGCCGGCGCTGCTGCCGAACGCGGCCGGCGAGGAGATCCCGTACGAGGCGATCGCCGAGGAGCAGCCGGACGTCATCATCGCCGTGTACTCGGGCATCACGCAGGAGGAGTACGACACGCTCAGCGCCATCGCGCCCACGGTCGCCTACCCGGACGCGCCGTGGAGCACGCCGTGGCAGCAGCAGACCACGGTCATCGGTGAGGCGCTCGGCCGCTCCGCCGAGGCCGAGCAGCTGGTCGCCGACACCGAGGAGTACCTCGCCACCCGCACCGACGAGTACCCGGAGCTGGCCGGCACGACCTTCGCCTACGGCGCCGAGGACGGCGCGCAGCTCGCGCTCTACACGTCCGACGACGTGCGGGTGCGGCTGCTCACCGACCTCGGCATGACGCTGGCGCCGTACGTCGACGAGCATGCCGAGGGCGACGCCGTGTATTACTACGTGTCGCCCGAGCTGGCCGGCGACGTCGAGTCCGACGTGTTCGTCGCCTGGTTCAACGACCAGGCGGCCGCCGACGCGTTCACGGCGAATCCGGCGTACGCGCAGATCCCGGCCGTGGCGGCGGGCGCGTTCGCCCCGGTCGTCGGCGAGGACTACGTGACCGCCAGCTCGGCGCCGTCGGTGCTGTCGATCCCGTGGATGCTGGACGACTACCTGCCTCAGCTCGCCGCGGCGGCCTCCGCGGCCGGCACCGGGGAGTAG